From a single Couchioplanes caeruleus genomic region:
- a CDS encoding RICIN domain-containing protein, translating to MADEDDELQRQDPVLVRPYIRTEPGSTEPAAPVDRPEETWPETAMLPDEDPAPEEPAAAPAAAPPPPGRGISPMRQRLIVLGGVFVLALVAAAFVLLGTGGDDEPPLPETQATLPAPGVTGSLGNAPASQRASASAGRTPRPSGTASARTESSSRPDAVPPAATVSTPTSAAAPSATLAPPPAADRTGAVTAAGGRCLALGGLLGLDGSPVQVSGCSGVSYQSFTLATDGTLRVAGRCAQVTADAEVRTVRCDDRESAQWRAGPDSSLVNPATGQCLTDPGSAGGTATVSPCTGAASQSWTLP from the coding sequence ATGGCGGACGAGGACGACGAGCTGCAGCGGCAGGATCCGGTGCTGGTGCGCCCGTACATCAGGACCGAGCCGGGCAGCACCGAGCCCGCGGCCCCCGTGGACCGTCCGGAGGAGACCTGGCCGGAGACGGCCATGCTGCCCGACGAGGACCCGGCGCCCGAGGAGCCCGCGGCCGCCCCGGCCGCCGCGCCCCCGCCGCCCGGGCGCGGCATCAGCCCGATGCGGCAGCGGCTCATCGTCCTCGGTGGAGTCTTCGTGCTCGCACTGGTGGCGGCCGCCTTCGTGCTGCTCGGTACGGGCGGCGACGACGAGCCACCGCTGCCGGAGACACAGGCGACGCTGCCCGCCCCCGGCGTCACCGGCTCCCTGGGCAACGCCCCGGCCTCACAACGCGCCTCCGCGTCCGCGGGCCGGACCCCGCGCCCGTCCGGCACAGCCTCGGCTCGCACGGAGTCCTCGTCGCGTCCGGACGCCGTCCCGCCGGCGGCCACGGTCTCGACGCCGACGTCGGCCGCCGCCCCCTCGGCCACGCTCGCGCCCCCGCCCGCGGCGGACCGTACCGGTGCGGTCACCGCGGCCGGCGGCCGCTGCCTCGCGCTCGGCGGCCTGCTCGGGCTCGACGGCAGCCCCGTGCAGGTGAGCGGATGCAGCGGGGTCAGCTACCAGTCGTTCACCCTGGCCACCGACGGGACCCTGCGGGTCGCGGGACGCTGCGCCCAGGTCACCGCCGACGCCGAGGTCCGAACCGTACGCTGCGACGACCGCGAGAGCGCCCAGTGGCGGGCCGGGCCGGACAGTTCGCTGGTGAACCCGGCGACCGGGCAGTGCCTCACCGACCCGGGCTCGGCCGGTGGCACCGCCACGGTGTCCCCGTGCACCGGCGCCGCGTCGCAGTCCTGGACGCTCCCTTAG
- a CDS encoding NAD(P)-dependent oxidoreductase, with the protein MADSKIVGFLGLGVMGEPMALNLARAGTPLLVWTRDPHRCEAVRDAGATVAASPAEVLHQAGVVLMMLANGEVIDAVLGRGTPAFGAVAGRLLVHMGTTAPEYSRGLAGDVAAAGGRYVEAPVSGSRKPAEAGQLVAMLAGEAADVAEVRPLLDPMIRDAVECGPVPQALLMKLAVNLYLISMVTGLAEAYHFAERHGLDLARLTAVLDAGPMASDVSRVKAAKLLGRDFAVQAALQDVLYNNELIAAAARQAGIASPVLDACHALYAEAVALGHGTDDMAAVVKALEERDG; encoded by the coding sequence ATGGCGGACAGCAAGATCGTCGGGTTTCTCGGGCTCGGGGTGATGGGTGAGCCGATGGCGCTCAACCTGGCCCGTGCCGGCACCCCGCTGCTGGTGTGGACCCGGGACCCGCACCGGTGCGAGGCCGTACGCGACGCCGGCGCGACCGTCGCGGCGAGCCCGGCCGAGGTCCTGCACCAAGCCGGTGTGGTGCTGATGATGCTCGCGAACGGCGAGGTGATCGACGCCGTGCTGGGCCGCGGGACGCCGGCTTTCGGCGCGGTCGCCGGGCGGCTGCTGGTCCACATGGGTACGACCGCACCCGAGTATTCGCGCGGCCTGGCCGGCGACGTGGCCGCCGCCGGGGGCCGGTACGTGGAGGCCCCGGTGTCCGGCTCGCGCAAACCCGCCGAGGCGGGGCAGCTGGTGGCGATGCTGGCCGGGGAGGCCGCGGACGTGGCCGAGGTACGCCCGCTGCTGGACCCGATGATCCGCGACGCGGTGGAGTGCGGGCCGGTGCCGCAGGCGCTGCTGATGAAGCTCGCCGTCAACCTGTACCTGATCAGCATGGTGACCGGGCTGGCCGAGGCGTACCACTTCGCCGAGCGGCACGGCCTGGACCTGGCGCGGCTCACCGCGGTGCTGGACGCCGGCCCGATGGCCAGCGACGTGTCCCGGGTGAAGGCCGCGAAGCTGCTCGGCCGCGACTTCGCCGTGCAGGCCGCCCTGCAGGACGTGCTCTACAACAACGAGCTGATCGCCGCCGCCGCACGGCAGGCCGGGATCGCCTCGCCGGTGCTGGACGCCTGCCACGCGCTGTACGCGGAAGCGGTCGCCCTCGGCCACGGCACCGACGACATGGCAGCCGTCGTGAAAGCTCTCGAGGAGCGGGACGGCTAA